The genomic stretch GTCAGCCAGAAATACTGGGCACTGCTGTGACAAGTGGATGTTGTGATCATTACAGCATTCGTTATGGATCAAGGTTTCTGAGCAGTAAAAATGCATCGCATGCAATGTTTTGGGCGGCACAATTGTCAGTATTTTTTGCCCCATCTTGAACATGTACACTGACTACCTCAGCAGTATGGATGGTGAATGAGATGAAAATGATTCAGAGTTTATGCAGGATgatggaaatgtatgcagcttgaatgaAGGCCCAATTTAATTTCACCTTGgcagaatttgattggtctattttcaagttgcataaatttgcatacaaaagaaaaaaaaagatagaatcattcatcagctcagaattatttgcaggcTACTGACCACCCCTACGCAACAACACTGGTTTCTGTAAAGGTACCTATACATCTAGCGACTTGGCGGCGAAAATGGGCATGCTGGATCGACGATGCGACCAATTTAGGGCTGAGCAtgtcgatcggacatgttgcaagatgttgggccgtagTGGTTGATTGGGTTTGCGGTGGTAATGGCGAGCAGTAGCAGGATGAGTGACGAAACCCCTGGCGCTGTTCCCCCTGTGTATAAATGCACGTGTGTGTGTTTATCGATTACCTATCCTGTGTCACGGTGTCTTCCAGATCtgccgctcttccattagccctatACACGCCGCTGGCGCATAACACGCgccgcatgtgtgacgtcacacatgcaccacGCCAGCGGCGTGTATAGAgctaatggaagagcggtggaATCAGAAGACGGATGGGGAGcataacacaggacaggtaatgtataaatgcacacgtacatgaacatttatacactaggggaacAGCAGCGGATGCAGCCGATTCCTGAgaaatgtcatgctgaaattgatcgtgaATCGGCTTGCAGTGTGTAGGCGGCTGACAGATCAGATTcattcagagagagatttgtctcttggcagaatctgcccatcatggcctgatgtatggctaccttaactgaaCCCCAGCAAATCACCACAAGACTTGACTTTGAACTCCATACCCCATGTCATCAATGCCTAAGCAATAATGTCACTTAGGTCATaagatgcagtgttctccccacaaattttttccagccgtgtGGCAGGAAAAAGTAGGCGAGATGAgagggctggtgcttctctgcacaactctgcttatagctgaggaggaggtgagccgatgacagccgggtgctcaccaaaacgagCCAGGTGCTAGAGCTGGGCTGGGCTGCCAATCCATGAAATACAGCCAAACACTGGCACTCACCAAGACTCAGCAAACACTTAGTCCATAGGACAGGCCCTATAGGTACATAGTATAGCAAGCGTATTACTTGTACATAAATAAAATCATGCGTAAGCGAAAGAGGAGGCACATAGGTAGCTCCACAGCAAGGTGCTAAATAGTTTAGCGAGGACCAAGCTCtatgtggaggtctttgcttatcccccacacACTTTAAAGTCATATGAaggtgtggtgtagctattccacactACTGTAGTGGACAGGGTGTACCAAGACATGCGCCTACAATGGCTAAATAGCCCAGACTCAGAGCTGTCAACAGGTGCAGTACATCTTATTTAGTATAAACATACAGGAAGTATACAAGAGGAGTGTATAGTGCGATTTACAAAAGTGCTGCAATATGAGActctaacatgtttcaccctacggctttttcagagtgctatacatatatacagtaatttacaaagtgcaccccccaccaacaGTATTTCCCCCAGCAaatagccccagtcagagctgcaaCGCCGTCTCTGGTGTGTGATTAAATACTTAGAGGGTAAGTAGGTGCGCCCATACAGGGCGTGTCTATACCAGGTCACTATACCTGTTCCAGGATGAGCATCATGGATGGTCAGGGCGACCAGACGCCACGCTTCCTGTATTCACAAATAGCGGCAGATTGCAAATGGTGCGGCGTCCGCGTCACTTCCGGTATTTCCGTGACGTCCGTTTTTTTGGGCGTGGGTATGGTAACCATACGCCGAGTATTCACCAACTCACTCGTGTGTCTATGAGTTAGCATGGCAACCGGAGCCATCTTGAATGCTTTGTATATAAACAAATAAATGGATGAATACAGTCATCCGCATGCGCTAAGATAAATTGGAACATATGGTGACCATACAGATGTATCTGCATATCGTGCTAATGTCTACAATCTATAAATAGGATATATATAACGTGTAATCATGAATCCTATATTAGAAGGACTTGTAAGAACCAATCATTCATCCAAAAATGTACGCATACACATACATGTGGACCAATAGACATCCGTAAAAATCATTGTACATTGTTATATGCAATATTGGGTGTTGGTTATGCAACATGTCCATACATTATGATCTACACATTAGATTGATTATTCAGTCGGTATCCAGGTCAAGATAAGGGCCGCATCACAGAAAACACGCTAAATTAAAGTCTTCATTCAGACCATTGGGGGCAATCGTATCAAGACGAAAAATCCATTGTGATTCAATTTGTGTTAGTTTTTTGTCCAGATTTCCCCCTCTCAGATGTTTTTTCCATTCTTGGATGCCCCAAAATGACAAATCAAACCTTGACTGCGGATGTATCTGATTCATATGTCTGGAGATTGGAGTGTCATTTttatgtttaaccttcctggcggtaagcccgagctgagctcgggctatgccgcgcaggaagatatctcagcccctggtggggcgattttcgccatttaaagtgctgtgcgcgcagctagcactttgctagccgcgcccaCAGAttaatcgccgccgctctgcggcaatcgcccgcacgcagcggcaggagagggcccccccccgccagagccctgcgctgccaggaccaatgagttccgggcagcgctatgagagaagtcaaacaggggagcgcgttatatacgcattcccctgtttgctattgatgccggcgacgatcgcactagagggacacatgcgccctctagtggtgtttcatgtagctaccactctggtagctttacatgaaacaaaaaaaaaaaaatttaaaaaaaaaaaaaaggatttttgcctatttggcaaaaaaaattaaccgccagggaggttaatatcccCAATGTGTTCTAACAATCGTTCTTTCAGTGGCCTCGTGGTTTTCCCCACGTACCAGAGATTACATTTGCATGTGGCAGCATATACTTCTGCCCTCGTGTTGCATGTGATAAAGGAGCGGATTTTAAAACATCTTCCATTTTTAGGGCATATGAATTCCTTCGTTGTCGGCATTATTTGCATGCTTTACATCTGCCGCAACGAAAGGAGCCATTTGGTTTGGACGGTAGCCAGGTCTTGATCTGGTGGATTTTTTGAGAAGGTACTATGAACTAGGAGATCCCTCAGATTGGCTGATCTCCTATATGTAACTGATGGATTAGAAGGTAGAATTTTGGCCAGATCTTCATGTTTTTGAAGTATTGGCCAAtagtgcttaaagaggagctgttaggtataaggtctcagagaaaaaaaacacatatatcagtagctaaagattggctgtacttacattacatatgcatttcactgtccatgtttggatttcacagaatttttatatagtatttgcagagaaagatgctcctgacagctcatggcaggttccatgtttgtctgtctcctatgaagccaattgtgtcgtcatgtcctgcctgcttcctgatgattccactcacacaaaagatccgtaatggaaaacactactgtgcagtgaatattgattagccatgtggctaggaacaatagcaggctcctgcagtgtactctgcccggagatacgctgttgtaacatgagcctgtactttctcactagcagccgaggggaggacccaagcagcctcagaatgctttgcagtatggtatgcggcctttcgtccttttgagagcttgtgtctaacagctttgctgataagcacacatcaaaggtaagagggatttttaacttcagtattgcctttttggcttccttctaaactgtttaacacaggagaatagaggtttaaattagcttttgtagcctgacagttactctttaaagatctCAAAGACTGCATatgattcttctgtatatgtaacTATCAATCGTGGTAGCACCCGATTTCGATTGCTGGAATCTGTATTTCATTGTTTAGTGATTGTCATTCAGAGTGTCTTGTTGGGGAGTATTTTTTGCTCGGGAGTATGCTCTTTGTATCGCCTCATTAGGAAAGCCTCTCTGTAGGAATCTGTTGGTCAGATCCTCACATTTATGCTGcacagccatactggcagatacAGAGGCAAAAACCCACTACAGAGCCCCAACTGCGGGTTAAATTTAGTGACTGCTTGGCGTTTCCAGACACATCCTCCAAGAAGGTAGCAGTGAATGCAGGGCACCAACATCCATGAAAGAAGCTTAGTTTACAGCAAGTAGAGAGGAGGTAGTTTGGTTAATGGCACAAAGCCAACACTTCTTTTGCCTGGCTGCAGTATCTACTACCACGACTGAGTAATAACATCAAGGAATAAGGAACAATTCAAGAAAACACTCCATATATTAAATAAAGACAAAAAAACTCAACTTTTGTAAAACAACCCTTAGAAATGTTATTTATTATGTACAAAATAGTATTcaaaaatattataaataaagTGATAATTTAACATTCCTCAGTCTGCACTTCTTCAGCATTTCATTCATCATCCCAAGTCGTttacagaagataaaaaaaaaaaagtggggggaaaaccacctacaaaagaaaaaaaaaaaaaaggaaggaaagAGATGATTAACACTACTAAGTATTATTTTCCACTGAACAAATTAATTGTTTAACCGCAATAGTGGTTattggaattggatttggcacatacaGAACTCAAAGTAAGAGGAAGAACACACAATAAAAACAGCAGTGTAAACAAGGTACACAATTACATCAGGGGACAATGTTCAATAGACAGTTTATCGATAACGACTACGGCATTAATGTTCGTACCCCTAACTGTGGAGGTTGTGAAGAGAGTTCAGGAGATTGATAGCAGATGGAAAAGAAAATGTTCCTGTGCCTAGAGGTCTTGGAGGAAATGGCCTGAAACCTCAGGCCTGATGGGAGCCAACTGACGAagtggtggcctgggtgtgaggggccaTCTGCGATCCTCATCACTCCAGatacagtctggagttgtagaggagggTTCCCAAACCTTtccactgatctgatgaccctctgtagtttgtatttgtctctggtgGAGGAAACCAAGGACAGATTCAATGGTTGCAGAGTAGAACCTCCTCAAAAGCTTCATGGCCATACAGAATTTCTTCAGTTGGCAAAGGAAGAGTAATCTTTGCTGAGCTTTCTTCTGGGGAgaggcagtgttggccttccagctcaggtcactggagatggttgtgaccaggaggcagatgcagaataCTATCTCGACTTAAGTGCCATCAATTTACATTGGGGATGGGACTGAGGCATGCTTCCTAAAGTCAATCATCTCGatggttttggctgtgttgaggaccagcctgttctcttTACTTCTGTGACAGATTATTTCAATCTCCTGATTGTAACTTAAATCCATAAAGTACGTCAGCACACCAGTCTTAATCATGCAAAGCACATTTATTGTGCATTAATCCACATCAACatctgacaattgtttcgggggccacacagggtccccctttctcaaggcatgtgGCATAATAGGGAAAGgaggaccctgtgtggccctcgAAACAGTTGTCGGATGTTGATGTGGATTAATGCACAATAAATGTGCATTGCATGATTAAGACTGGTGTGCTGACGTACTTTATGGATTTACAATTTGTGTGACACAGCGTTGTCACAAGTTCAGGCACCCAGAACCAGATGGTGTGCCAGCCTCAACTTCTACTACTGATTGTAACTTAGATAGCTTAACTAAGATCTACATTTCTTTTGTCTCAGACCCGGTAGCCCCTGTTCAATTGACTTCTTGTATTTTCTCACCATACATCACTTGTTTTCACTTGTActagatatttaaccacttcctagTCTCTGCACAAGTATCTTCGTCCCTGATTAGTaaacagggacgtagatactgctGCACGGTCCCGTTCGCCCCTGCCCTTGTTACCGCCGCCGTCTGTTAGCTGGGAGATCAATGAATTGGAACaaagttctcattcattgatctaagtccccgtgtgaatgaccgcagCCGTCTATTAGACTGCGCCACCATTCACAAAGCCCGTCCATGCAGTGCTTCCTGTTTGCATActagcaaggacatcttgtggacaaaaataaaattacaccaattttttttcttcaataaaatacatacattgatacttttaaacatttttaattaacccctgacctcccacacaccCCAATAGTtccctacaaaaaaaaattggggtaaaaaaataaaataaaaaatacataaatagttaccttagggactgaacttttttttaatatatatatatatatatatatatatatatatatatatatgtcaagagggtatattactgttactttttaaatgatgggcttgtaattagggatggatgcaaaactgaaaaaatgcacctttatttcccaaaaaatgttggtgccatacattgtactaggcaaAAATGTTACACGTTGCAATAacagggacaaataggcaaataaaatgtgtgggttttaattatggtagtatgtattattttaaaactataatgtcctaaaactgagaaatgaatttcttatttttccaaaatacagttagaataaaataattcttggcaaaaaaaaccccccaaagaaagtctaattggtggtgaaaaaaacaagctataggttGTTTCGTTGtgaaaagtagtaataaagttataggtgaatgaatggaaggagtgcttttGCTCTGATGTTTATGGGGAAAACGCtgaaggtgaagtggttaaatagggtCTACTATTAGATCGCAAATGTTTGCAACCCTCATTTGGGAGATATCAGATTATAGTTGTGTTACTAAAGGGTTAATTAATCAGATTTTTGTTATTACGGTCACATCATATCCGTAGCAAAacgatatcagtaatatttacagaACTGTCTTgacttattaaaatgaatgatcaCTTGTTCTTACCTTTAGTCTTCTTTTTTATCGAATTCATCTTTCCCTGCCTTCTCTGCCGCTCTCCTGCGTCTTTCTTCCTGCTCCTGCTTCAGTTTGGCTTCAATCCTCTTGCTTTGGTATATCTTGGCTCCAGCATAGGCCAGACACAACAGCACCGTCTTCGCTGCTAAAATCCACAACAGCAGAGGGAAGTTTTCCAACGCCTGCAAAAAAAGAAACATATCAAAATTTCGGCTAGGTTTAAACTATGTCAGGGGTGTCTAAACTTTTTAGACTAGCAAAATTAAACAAACTTTTTGGTGATTTCCCCTCTTGCCAAATGTTCAGTTATCTATGTCTCTATGAgacactgctgctggcatagtggtggttgCTAATCAGTTGCTGCTGCTAGCTAGCACAGTGGTGACTGATagccagtggctgctgctagcatagtggtggctgctaataagTGGCTGTTCGTGTTGCTGGCATAGAGGTGGCTGCTAACCAGGGGCTGTACTGTTGCTGGCATAGAGGTGGCTGCTAACCAGTGACtaattgctgctggcatagtggtggctgcttataagtggctgttactgttgctggcatagtggtggctgttaATACGTGTCTGCAGGACAcgtaatttttgggtacctggagtgtgCACCACCTGAACTTAGCAATTTGATCAAGACTACATTCACACCGTACATtaaggatggtcgctggattccgcggaattaagaattccgtGATTCCCGCCGGAATTTGAGGATTCCATTCCGttgtgacggaacggaattgctatatcactatggcggaatttcTGCGGAAAAATATGAATTCTGCTGAATTTTACggaatttaaatttttttcccaCTGAACTGATTTCGGCCTAATAAGAACTTCTGCTCCACAGACCtcactcctcccttcctcccggaggattataccaccaacacaacacactacaatgctacatgctgaagccagcctagcatgtaccattgtgatatatccaagagaaaaattagcttggttagggaattgtaggatttcaaaagccagcttacatacattggccgggaatcaaacccaggtctagtgcttggtaggctgctatcctaaccattataccaccaacacaacacactacaatgctacatgctgaagccagcctaccaTGTGCTATTGTGATATGCCCAAGAGAAACatgatctctctctctaggacttgatgccattgaactgaattttcagcttaaaactattaaaggataccggcagaatttcacaggcaatttcggaattccgccggattgaaaaagcaattccgatcTGACCAAAACGGAacgaccaatttccgcccaaaattgcgggaaatacaattccgcggaaagcggtgaccatccctacgagagagagagagagagatgaatctacatggctatctggggttctcttcggacaactgttgaacacaaaaggcaaggccatgcctgggtgggcttgaaccaccaaccttgcagttaacagccaaacgcgctaaccaattgtaccacagagactgtgtaccacaaagactgtgcacgcagttgctgttgaatgattttatggagatgtatgtgtgtcttttggagggaggaagtctgctccaagaagtttcagcatgtagtgttgtagtgttggtggtataatggttaggatagcagcctaccaagcggtaggcctaggttcgattcccggccaatgtatgtaagctggcttttgaaatcctacaattccctaagcaagctcatttttctcttggatatatcacaatggtacatgctaggatggcttcagcatgtagtgttggtgggggtatagtggtgaagagagctgcctaccatgcactagacctgggttcgattgccggccaaggtatgtaagctggcttttgaaatcctacaattccctggaagacaaggccctccggggggagggagagaggagggagaaaaaggactaagggaacgttctatgggctaccatttagcttaAATAAGGTTCaatttgcgattattttaatttttccaccTGAATCCCGCAAAAATCCGGGGgatttttcatagcgacggaattcagcGCTAGCGGAATCTGCGAATTCCGGCGGAaccgaatttgctctttccgatcatccctaccgtACATAGTGAGCCAAGTTGCAATGCAAGTGGTATTGCGCATTAGGAGTACAATTCGATTTCTACATTGAGCATACAGTACTTTGAAAGTATTCTTCACTGCCATTACAAACGCACAAGTTATCCGGTAAACACACAACATGCTATGTTATTCTGATGGAACGCAAAGCACCACTAATGCGAACGTGCCAAAAAAATATAAAGGTAGTGTGGAGGCGCTCCCAAAATGTATAAGTGTCAACTGGAAAAATATTCAAAAAAttggcaacacgtttcacaggttatggcccacttcctcagttcAATACAAAAAATGTCTTAGGAGCATAAACAGTAGAATGTAGGCACCTCTATTCTACACTCTATTCCATATGCTGCTAAAGCATTTTTGTATTTACCTGAGGAAGCCGTCGTGGAATGTGtcaattttttgaataaa from Hyperolius riggenbachi isolate aHypRig1 chromosome 2, aHypRig1.pri, whole genome shotgun sequence encodes the following:
- the SMIM11 gene encoding small integral membrane protein 11; this encodes MEINWRALENFPLLLWILAAKTVLLCLAYAGAKIYQSKRIEAKLKQEQEERRRRAAEKAGKDEFDKKED